A segment of the Streptomyces sp. Tu 2975 genome:
CGTGGTCGGTGCGGTCCGAGGCGTCGTCCGCGTGGTTCTTGCTGCGGGGCGCGGCGTCGACGGGCGCGAGCGGTCCCGGGTCCGGCGTGCCCGCCATGTGGCAGCGGATCTCCTTCGACGGGGGTCCGGCCGTGCCCCACAGGTCGGACAGTTCGGGGACCCGCCGCCACACGCGGGCGATCCAGGCGTCCTCGACGATCTGGGCGACCTCGGAGGTGTACTCGCAGACCAGGCCGGACGGGTCGGTGAAGTAGGAGAAGGTGTTGTTGCCGGGGCCGTGCCGGCCGGGCCCCCACTTCGGTGTGATGCCGTGGTGGCGCAGCCGTCCGAGGCCCCGCATGAAGTGGTCCACCGAGGGCATCTCGTAGGCCACGTGGTTGAGGGAGGTCCACTCTGCCTGGTTGAAGGCGATGCAGTGGTGGTCGGCGTTGCAGCGCAGGAACGCCATCTGGTGCTCGGACCAGTCGGAGACGCGTAGCCCCAGCACGTCGCAGTAGAAGGCCACGGCGGCGTCGATGTCGGTGGTGTTGAGCACGGCGTGCGTGACGCCGACGGGCACCGCCGCCTCCCTGCCGCTCGGCGTGACCGCCTCGACATGGGCGCTGATCTCGATCAGCCGCTGCTCGGGGTCGGTGAACCGCAGCCCGTAGCCGCCACCGGCCTGCTCGAGCGGGCCGGGGCCGAAGACGGGGACGATGCCGTGTGCCGCGAGCCGGCGGGCGGCCTCGTCCACCTCGGCGGGTGTGCCGACGGCGAACGCGAGACGGCCGAGGCCCACCCGCTCCCGCTCGGTGAGGTGCAGGACGTGGTGCTCGTCACCGGTGCCGCGGAGCCAGCGGGCGCCGGTGTCGGACTCGACGCTCGTCAGGCCCCAGACCTCCTCGTAGAAGCCGGCGGCCTCGGCGAAGGCGGGCGTGTGCAGCTCGACGTAGCGCAGGGAGCGGAGCCGGGCGATCGGACCGGGCGGTGGACGGTGCATGAGTCTCTCCAGACGGGGCGGGCGTGCCGGGTCAGTTGGCCCAGGGGAGCGGGGCGGCGGAGGTGCCCCAGTACAGGGACTTCTGGCGCTGGTAGGCGCGGATCGCGTCGCGGCCCTTCTCCGTGCCGAGGCCGCTGTCCTTCCATCCGCTGAACGGGGTGGAGGCGCTGAACTGCTTGTATGTGTTGATCCAGACGGTTCCCGCCTCGATACGGCGGGCCAGGTGCCATGCGGCGCGCGCGTCCCGGGTCCAGATGCCGCAGGCGAGGCCGTAGACGGAGTCGTTGGCCTGGCGGACGAGGTCGTCCTCGTCGTCGTAGGGCAGGGCGACGAGGACCGGACCGAAGATCTCCTCCTGGCAGGTGCGGGAGGTGTTGGGCAGGTCGTCGAGGACGGTCGGCAGGTAGTACGCCCCGTCGCGGTACCGCTCGCCCTCCGGGGCCGAGCCGCCGCACAGCACACGGGCGCCTTCGGAGCGGGCGAGGTCGACGTAGGCGGCGACGGCGTCGCGGTGGCCGTGGTGCACGAGCGGGCCGACCTGCGTGGCGGGGTCCGTACCGGGACCGACCCGCAGCGCGCGGACGCGTTCCACCAGTTCGCCGACGAAGGAGTCGTAGATCCCGCGGGCGACGAACAGCCGGGAGCCGGCGATGCACGACTGGCCGCTGGACGAGAAGATCCCGAACAGCACGCCGGAGAGGGCCTGTTCGAGGTCCGCGTCGGCGCGCACGATCGTGGGCGACTTGCCACCGAGCTCGAGCGAGGCGGGGATCAGTTTCTGTGCCGCGACGGCGGCGATCGACCGGCCGGTGGCGGTTCCGCCGGTGAAGCCGATACGGGCGACGAGCGGATGGCGCACGATGGCGTCGCCGACCACCCGGCCGCTGCCCGGCAGTACCGAAAGCAGCGCCGTGGGCAGCCGGTACTCCTCCAGTGCCCGGGTGATCAGCCGGCCGAGGGCGAGCGAGACCAGCGGGGTCCAGGCGGCGGGCTTGAGGAGCACCGCGTTACCGGCGGCCAGGGCGGG
Coding sequences within it:
- a CDS encoding aldehyde dehydrogenase → MPTVPTDILIAGQWRRGAGEPLDTVDPATGRVLATVSSPSTAEVFEAAEAAARAAAEPAWRDLLPHERARLLHRIGELVEQSADELSALQTSDTGKTLAETRALALSAAGTFRYLAAALETAEDTLTPSRGPYVTMSVHEPIGVVGAINPWNSPVASDAQKLAPALAAGNAVLLKPAAWTPLVSLALGRLITRALEEYRLPTALLSVLPGSGRVVGDAIVRHPLVARIGFTGGTATGRSIAAVAAQKLIPASLELGGKSPTIVRADADLEQALSGVLFGIFSSSGQSCIAGSRLFVARGIYDSFVGELVERVRALRVGPGTDPATQVGPLVHHGHRDAVAAYVDLARSEGARVLCGGSAPEGERYRDGAYYLPTVLDDLPNTSRTCQEEIFGPVLVALPYDDEDDLVRQANDSVYGLACGIWTRDARAAWHLARRIEAGTVWINTYKQFSASTPFSGWKDSGLGTEKGRDAIRAYQRQKSLYWGTSAAPLPWAN
- a CDS encoding VOC family protein, which translates into the protein MHRPPPGPIARLRSLRYVELHTPAFAEAAGFYEEVWGLTSVESDTGARWLRGTGDEHHVLHLTERERVGLGRLAFAVGTPAEVDEAARRLAAHGIVPVFGPGPLEQAGGGYGLRFTDPEQRLIEISAHVEAVTPSGREAAVPVGVTHAVLNTTDIDAAVAFYCDVLGLRVSDWSEHQMAFLRCNADHHCIAFNQAEWTSLNHVAYEMPSVDHFMRGLGRLRHHGITPKWGPGRHGPGNNTFSYFTDPSGLVCEYTSEVAQIVEDAWIARVWRRVPELSDLWGTAGPPSKEIRCHMAGTPDPGPLAPVDAAPRSKNHADDASDRTDHAEENAA